Proteins encoded within one genomic window of Bradyrhizobium sp. CB1717:
- a CDS encoding ABC transporter permease: MQPSPAQSPTPSRSNLVGWLYVSPLVLVLVPFFVGPILVVLAASFFATDGFGGLTPGFTLASYVEVLHSALTLKLYLATIKFTVLTWIFTLIIGFFVAYFLVFHVRNQLLAIGLFLLCTVPFWTSNIIRMISWIPLLGKEGLINQALLATGAIRQPLEVLLFSDLAVVIAYVHQLTIFMIVPIFNSMARIDKKLIEAAIDAGASRFDIMRLIVVPMSKSGIALGTIFVISIVMGDFFVVKVMSGGGSASVVSAFYEDVGVLQYPTAAASAVLLTLVLVAIVSLILRTVDIRQEITR; this comes from the coding sequence ATGCAGCCAAGTCCAGCTCAGAGTCCAACTCCATCGCGATCCAACCTGGTCGGCTGGCTCTATGTCTCGCCGCTGGTCCTGGTGCTCGTGCCGTTCTTCGTGGGGCCGATCCTGGTGGTGCTGGCGGCGAGCTTCTTCGCCACCGACGGCTTTGGCGGGCTGACGCCGGGCTTCACGCTGGCGAGCTATGTCGAGGTGCTGCACTCAGCGCTGACGCTGAAGCTGTATCTGGCGACGATCAAGTTCACGGTGCTGACCTGGATCTTCACGCTGATCATCGGCTTCTTCGTCGCATATTTTCTGGTGTTTCACGTTCGCAACCAGTTGCTCGCCATCGGCCTGTTCCTCCTTTGCACGGTGCCGTTCTGGACCTCGAACATCATCCGGATGATTTCCTGGATCCCGCTGCTCGGCAAGGAAGGCCTGATCAACCAGGCGCTCCTGGCGACCGGCGCGATCCGTCAGCCGCTCGAGGTGCTGCTGTTCTCCGACCTCGCGGTTGTGATTGCCTATGTCCACCAGCTCACGATCTTCATGATCGTGCCGATCTTCAACTCCATGGCGCGGATCGACAAGAAGCTGATCGAGGCCGCGATCGACGCCGGCGCCAGCCGTTTCGACATCATGCGCCTGATCGTGGTGCCGATGTCCAAGAGCGGCATCGCGCTCGGCACCATCTTCGTGATCTCGATCGTGATGGGCGACTTCTTCGTGGTCAAGGTGATGTCCGGCGGCGGCTCGGCCTCGGTGGTCAGCGCCTTCTACGAGGACGTCGGTGTGCTGCAATATCCGACGGCGGCGGCCAGCGCCGTGCTGCTGACCTTGGTGCTGGTCGCGATCGTCTCGCTGATCCTGCGCACCGTCGATATCCGGCAGGAGATCACGCGATGA
- a CDS encoding extracellular solute-binding protein, giving the protein MSDRIKGTSTSDPAGTEAGLAKKLSRRTLLKGAAAVAGAAAGSDAICGFPTIWAQEIKDIELRHVGVSYSVVKAIGDQAAKDLGFKVTMQNLDTSAAINRFISQPNTVDIADLEGWQAKLAAKRGVIQGIEVKKVKEFDNILPIFTKGEIDGHKIPRQGISPYEAMYIAKPDATDLNDGVTEWATFLPQVYNADSIGYRPDLVGHEVTEWKDLIDPKFKGKAAILDVPAIGIMDAALCFESAGLIKYGNKGNMTKEEIDFTCNKLIELKKQGQFRATWTTFDQSVQLMAAGEVVIQSMWSPAVAAVRVKEIPCVYAPVNVKNGKEGYRGWCNGMGLMKHLSGKKLDAAYEYLNWYLSGWQGGFVARYGYYSPVPSTAKKFLTPAEWAFWYEGQPAPEVVNDPYGVAMEKAGTKRDGGSFLDRVKNISCWNTLMDEAAYMNKRWNDFKVA; this is encoded by the coding sequence ATGTCTGACAGGATTAAGGGGACATCCACTTCCGATCCGGCGGGAACGGAAGCGGGACTCGCGAAAAAGCTGAGCCGGCGCACACTGTTGAAGGGGGCGGCCGCAGTTGCGGGCGCAGCCGCGGGGTCGGACGCGATCTGCGGATTCCCGACCATCTGGGCTCAGGAGATCAAGGACATCGAGCTGCGCCATGTCGGCGTGTCCTATTCGGTGGTGAAGGCGATCGGCGACCAGGCGGCCAAGGATCTCGGCTTCAAGGTGACGATGCAGAACCTCGACACCTCCGCCGCCATCAACCGCTTCATAAGCCAGCCTAATACGGTCGATATCGCCGATCTCGAGGGCTGGCAGGCGAAACTCGCCGCCAAGCGCGGCGTGATCCAGGGCATCGAGGTCAAGAAGGTCAAGGAGTTCGACAACATCCTGCCGATCTTCACCAAGGGCGAGATCGACGGCCACAAGATACCGCGCCAGGGTATCTCGCCCTATGAAGCCATGTACATCGCCAAGCCCGATGCGACCGATCTCAACGACGGCGTCACCGAATGGGCGACCTTCCTGCCGCAGGTCTACAACGCCGACTCCATCGGCTACCGCCCCGACCTGGTCGGCCATGAAGTGACCGAGTGGAAGGACCTGATCGATCCCAAATTCAAGGGCAAGGCCGCGATCCTCGACGTGCCCGCGATCGGCATCATGGACGCCGCGCTCTGCTTCGAAAGCGCCGGGCTGATCAAGTACGGCAACAAGGGCAACATGACCAAGGAGGAGATCGATTTCACCTGCAACAAGCTGATCGAGCTGAAGAAGCAGGGCCAGTTCCGCGCAACCTGGACCACCTTCGACCAATCGGTGCAGCTGATGGCGGCGGGCGAGGTGGTGATCCAGTCGATGTGGTCGCCGGCGGTCGCCGCGGTCCGCGTGAAAGAGATTCCCTGCGTTTATGCGCCGGTGAACGTCAAGAACGGCAAGGAAGGCTACCGCGGCTGGTGCAACGGCATGGGCCTGATGAAGCATCTGTCCGGCAAGAAGCTGGATGCCGCCTATGAATATCTCAACTGGTACCTCTCGGGCTGGCAGGGCGGCTTCGTCGCGCGCTACGGCTATTACAGCCCGGTGCCCTCGACCGCGAAGAAATTCCTCACCCCCGCGGAATGGGCGTTCTGGTACGAGGGCCAGCCCGCGCCGGAGGTCGTGAACGATCCCTATGGTGTCGCGATGGAGAAGGCCGGCACCAAGCGCGACGGCGGCTCGTTCCTCGACCGCGTCAAGAACATCTCGTGCTGGAACACGCTGATGGACGAGGCCGCCTACATGAACAAGCGCTGGAACGACTTCAAGGTGGCCTGA